One genomic window of Clostridioides sp. ES-S-0054-01 includes the following:
- the rplU gene encoding 50S ribosomal protein L21 has product MYAIVKTGGKQYKVSEGDVLFVEKLEANAGDVVTLNEVLACSKDGELKLGSPVVEGASVQAKVVEQGKAKKVIVFKYKAKKDYRRKQGHRQSYTKIVIEKINA; this is encoded by the coding sequence ATGTACGCTATAGTAAAAACTGGTGGAAAGCAATATAAAGTTTCTGAAGGTGATGTATTATTCGTTGAAAAATTAGAAGCTAACGCAGGTGATGTTGTTACTTTAAACGAAGTATTAGCTTGCTCTAAAGATGGAGAATTAAAATTAGGTTCTCCAGTAGTAGAAGGAGCATCTGTTCAAGCTAAAGTTGTTGAACAAGGTAAGGCTAAGAAAGTTATAGTTTTCAAGTATAAAGCAAAAAAAGATTACAGAAGAAAACAAGGACATCGTCAATCATACACTAAGATAGTTATAGAAAAAATAAACGCTTAA
- a CDS encoding ribosomal-processing cysteine protease Prp, whose product MIKVKYYYNDDFLLQGFCLKGHADFAEIGYDIVCAAVTSNAIAVINSLDKLQKIGFEKVVGEEGHIECIVKDTHIKDAQLLLNHFQLAVEEIKREYPKNIKILKK is encoded by the coding sequence ATGATAAAGGTTAAATATTATTATAATGATGATTTCTTGTTACAAGGTTTTTGTTTAAAGGGACATGCTGATTTTGCTGAAATAGGCTATGATATAGTATGTGCTGCAGTTACATCTAATGCTATTGCAGTTATAAATTCTTTAGACAAATTACAAAAGATTGGATTTGAAAAAGTAGTAGGAGAAGAAGGTCATATAGAGTGTATAGTTAAAGATACACATATAAAAGACGCACAATTATTACTAAATCATTTTCAATTAGCGGTTGAAGAAATTAAACGGGAATACCCAAAAAATATAAAAATTTTAAAAAAGTAG
- the rpmA gene encoding 50S ribosomal protein L27, with product MLNMNLQLLASKKGVGSSKNGRDSISKRLGVKRFDGQLVTAGSIIVRQRGTKIHPGTNVGKGSDDTLFALVDGTVKFERKDKKRKKVSIYPVAIAE from the coding sequence ATGTTAAACATGAATTTACAATTATTAGCATCTAAAAAAGGGGTAGGTTCTTCTAAAAATGGTAGAGATTCTATATCTAAGAGATTAGGTGTTAAGAGATTCGATGGTCAATTAGTAACTGCTGGAAGTATAATAGTTAGACAAAGAGGAACTAAAATACATCCAGGAACTAATGTTGGAAAAGGTAGTGATGATACTTTATTTGCATTAGTTGATGGTACTGTTAAATTCGAAAGAAAAGACAAGAAGAGAAAAAAAGTTAGTATATATCCAGTAGCAATAGCTGAGTAA
- the obgE gene encoding GTPase ObgE, producing the protein MFIDKARIFVKAGNGGNGSVAFRREKYVPAGGPDGGDGGRGASIVFEVDLGLRTLMDFKYQKKYQAQHGGDGSKGKRAGKNGENLILKVPAGTVIRDEATGLVLADLKKEGDTAIVAKGGIGGKGNQHFANAVRQAPAFAKSGTDGEERWITLELKMIADVGLLGFPNVGKSTFLSVVTKAKPKIANYHFTTLTPNLGVVQTKFGDSFVLADIPGIIEGASEGVGLGHDFLRHVERTKVLIHIVDISGLEGRDPIEDFDKINDELKLYNEKLSKRPQIVVANKMDILEDESKFDTFKNELEGRGYTVFKMSAATREGIDDVIAYVSKILKEVEDVELVSEEEMYRPELDIGTEEELSIDIEDGVYVVTGKALRRIMYSVNFDDMESLQYFQKAMESQGVFDRLREMGIEDGDVVKIYELEFEFYN; encoded by the coding sequence TTGTTTATAGATAAGGCAAGAATATTTGTTAAGGCTGGAAATGGTGGAAATGGTTCGGTAGCATTTAGAAGAGAAAAATATGTTCCAGCTGGTGGACCAGATGGCGGAGATGGCGGTCGTGGAGCAAGCATTGTATTTGAAGTTGATTTAGGTCTTAGAACTCTAATGGACTTTAAGTATCAGAAAAAATATCAAGCTCAACATGGTGGTGACGGAAGCAAAGGTAAAAGAGCTGGTAAAAATGGAGAAAATTTAATATTAAAAGTACCAGCAGGTACAGTAATAAGAGATGAGGCAACAGGTCTTGTACTAGCAGATTTGAAGAAAGAAGGAGATACAGCTATAGTTGCAAAAGGTGGTATAGGTGGTAAAGGTAATCAACACTTTGCAAATGCTGTAAGACAAGCTCCAGCTTTTGCAAAATCTGGTACAGATGGAGAAGAAAGATGGATAACTCTTGAACTTAAAATGATAGCAGATGTAGGTCTTTTAGGGTTCCCAAATGTAGGTAAATCAACATTTTTATCAGTTGTGACTAAAGCTAAACCTAAAATTGCAAACTATCACTTTACAACACTTACACCAAATCTAGGTGTTGTTCAAACTAAGTTTGGAGATAGTTTTGTACTTGCAGATATACCTGGAATCATAGAAGGTGCTTCGGAAGGTGTAGGTTTAGGTCATGATTTTTTAAGACATGTTGAGAGAACTAAGGTATTGATACATATTGTAGATATATCTGGATTAGAAGGAAGAGACCCTATAGAGGACTTTGATAAGATAAATGACGAACTTAAACTGTATAATGAAAAACTTTCAAAGAGACCACAAATTGTAGTTGCAAATAAAATGGATATATTAGAAGATGAAAGCAAGTTTGATACATTTAAGAATGAATTAGAAGGAAGAGGATATACAGTATTTAAAATGTCAGCAGCGACTCGTGAGGGCATAGATGATGTAATAGCTTATGTTTCTAAAATATTAAAAGAAGTAGAAGATGTAGAATTAGTTTCAGAGGAAGAAATGTACAGACCAGAGCTTGATATTGGTACTGAAGAAGAGCTAAGTATAGATATTGAAGATGGTGTGTATGTAGTTACAGGTAAAGCACTTAGAAGAATAATGTATTCTGTAAATTTTGATGATATGGAATCCCTTCAATATTTCCAAAAAGCTATGGAAAGTCAAGGTGTTTTTGATAGGCTTAGAGAAATGGGAATAGAAGATGGAGATGTGGTTAAAATTTACGAATTAGAATTTGAGTTTTACAATTAA
- a CDS encoding YhbY family RNA-binding protein has translation MLKGKQRAYLRSLANTLKPTTQIGKEGVTESFLEQLDGMLRTRELVKVTILENAGLDAKETANAVCEALRAEFVQAIGFKFTIYKKNIDEPKILFPGHEQAKAKTKNNNVTKKGKPTKRAVR, from the coding sequence ATGTTAAAAGGAAAACAAAGGGCGTATTTAAGATCTTTGGCAAATACTTTAAAGCCTACTACACAAATCGGTAAAGAAGGTGTCACAGAAAGCTTCTTAGAACAATTAGATGGTATGTTAAGAACTAGAGAATTAGTAAAAGTTACTATATTAGAAAATGCAGGTCTTGATGCTAAAGAAACTGCCAATGCAGTATGTGAAGCTTTAAGAGCAGAATTTGTGCAGGCTATTGGTTTTAAATTTACTATTTATAAGAAAAACATTGATGAGCCTAAGATACTTTTCCCAGGACATGAACAGGCAAAAGCAAAAACTAAAAATAATAATGTTACAAAAAAAGGTAAACCCACTAAAAGAGCAGTTAGATAA
- a CDS encoding tyrosine-type recombinase/integrase — protein MATRPIEIDEYKKIMELLHTGFIYSENGIEKRFRKNPKVALALMLEANLGLRISDILRLKIGNFKGNMLEINEKKTGKLQYRPVNKNIIESINEHARKYNLKSDDYLVNIKTKAIQKQLRIICRYLNLYNISTHSFRKLYATTQFEKSNNNLELVKELLNHSSVATTQRYIRVTQQAINEASENFFIG, from the coding sequence ATGGCAACAAGACCTATAGAAATAGACGAATATAAAAAGATAATGGAACTATTACATACTGGCTTTATTTATAGTGAAAATGGCATTGAAAAAAGATTTAGAAAAAATCCTAAAGTTGCGTTGGCACTAATGTTAGAAGCTAATTTAGGTCTAAGAATATCAGATATTTTAAGATTAAAAATAGGTAATTTTAAAGGTAATATGTTAGAAATAAATGAAAAAAAGACAGGTAAATTACAATATAGACCAGTTAATAAAAATATAATTGAATCTATAAATGAACATGCAAGAAAATATAATCTTAAATCAGATGACTATTTAGTAAATATAAAGACAAAAGCTATTCAGAAACAATTGAGGATAATTTGCAGATACTTAAATTTGTATAATATAAGTACACATAGCTTTAGAAAGCTCTACGCTACTACTCAATTTGAAAAGAGTAACAATAACTTAGAATTGGTTAAGGAACTGTTAAATCATAGCTCTGTTGCCACTACACAGAGATATATAAGAGTAACTCAGCAAGCTATTAATGAAGCTAGTGAAAATTTCTTTATTGGATAA